A portion of the Vreelandella subglaciescola genome contains these proteins:
- a CDS encoding YggS family pyridoxal phosphate-dependent enzyme, with translation MKDIALPEALAGAHARLEHALHEAGRPLDAAALLAVSKTQPAARLRQAYQAGQRAFGENYLQEALDKQVALADLDDIIWHFIGPLQSNKTRAVAEHFDWVHSVDRLKIARRLSEQRPAGLAPLNICLQVNVSREDSKAGVAPEALVELARATHQLANVRLRGVMAIPAPADTLAAQRQPLAELRTCLATLQKALPDAPLDTLSMGMSSDLEAAVQEGATLVRLGTAIFGPRRQA, from the coding sequence ATGAAAGACATTGCGCTACCCGAGGCACTGGCCGGCGCGCACGCGCGCCTTGAGCATGCGCTGCACGAAGCCGGCCGACCGCTGGATGCCGCCGCGCTTCTGGCCGTGAGCAAAACCCAGCCGGCCGCACGGCTGCGCCAAGCCTATCAGGCAGGCCAGCGTGCCTTTGGTGAAAACTATCTACAGGAAGCGCTCGACAAGCAAGTCGCACTGGCCGACCTTGACGACATCATCTGGCATTTTATCGGCCCGCTGCAGTCGAACAAGACCCGCGCCGTGGCCGAACACTTCGATTGGGTCCACAGCGTGGACCGCCTGAAAATCGCCCGCCGCCTGAGTGAGCAGCGCCCCGCCGGGCTGGCGCCGCTGAATATCTGTTTACAAGTCAACGTCAGCCGTGAAGACTCCAAGGCCGGCGTTGCGCCAGAGGCGCTCGTTGAGCTTGCCCGGGCGACTCACCAGCTGGCCAACGTGCGCCTGCGCGGCGTGATGGCCATTCCGGCGCCGGCAGACACCCTGGCAGCCCAGCGTCAGCCGCTGGCCGAGCTGCGCACCTGCCTGGCAACACTCCAAAAAGCGCTGCCCGATGCACCCCTGGATACGCTGTCGATGGGCATGAGCAGCGATCTTGAGGCGGCCGTGCAGGAAGGCGCAACCCTTGTGCGGCTGGGCACCGCAATCTTTGGTCCGCGCCGGCAAGCGTAA
- a CDS encoding YggT family protein has translation MGTQLGSAGLMLVNSLIGIYLFILMLRFLLQASNADYYNPVSQTVVKITQPVVGPFQRFLGPVAGRFDLATLAAGFVLKVLGIIVIFMIIGVGIPPIGGLLIATVAALANAILKIYFFALIVMIILSWVAPQASHPGALLVMQLVEPIMAPVRRVIPPLGMIDLSPIVVFIAINLLDGLVVGALIRAAGISGRLVGL, from the coding sequence ATGGGCACCCAACTCGGCAGCGCCGGGCTGATGCTGGTCAACTCGCTGATCGGCATTTATCTGTTTATTCTTATGCTGCGCTTTTTATTGCAGGCATCAAACGCCGATTACTACAATCCGGTGAGCCAGACGGTAGTCAAAATCACCCAGCCGGTTGTGGGGCCATTTCAACGCTTTCTCGGCCCTGTTGCCGGGCGTTTTGATCTTGCCACGCTAGCCGCGGGCTTTGTGCTCAAGGTGTTGGGCATCATTGTGATTTTCATGATTATCGGCGTGGGCATTCCACCCATCGGCGGGCTTCTGATTGCCACTGTTGCCGCTCTGGCCAACGCCATTTTGAAGATTTACTTCTTTGCGCTGATTGTGATGATCATCCTGAGCTGGGTTGCGCCGCAGGCCAGCCACCCCGGCGCACTTTTGGTCATGCAGCTGGTTGAGCCCATCATGGCGCCGGTGCGCCGCGTCATCCCTCCGCTGGGCATGATTGATCTGTCGCCCATTGTGGTGTTTATCGCCATCAACCTGCTGGATGGCCTAGTGGTCGGCGCACTGATTCGTGCCGCCGGTATTTCCGGTAGGCTGGTAGGTCTATGA
- a CDS encoding PilT/PilU family type 4a pilus ATPase produces the protein MTPARWLHQLLGRMVEQQASDLLISVGAPPSLKMPEGLAPLGRDPLDERQVTELVTHVLPEGLRDRFAEDKEANFALSLQGLGRFRVSAFQQRNQMAMVIRRIALDIPPLSTLGVPSALAELAKKKRGLVLVVGGTGTGKSTTLAAMIQERNETLGGHIVSVEDPIEYVHPHKRGIVNQREVGIDTESFEVALKNTLRQAPDVILIGEIRTRETMEHALTFAETGHLCLATLHANNANQALERIIHFFPHERHDQVWMDLSLNLHAVVAQQLLPTPDGGRCPAVEIMLRSPRIADLISKGDVSEIKAAMANARDDGMQTFDQALYALCQAGKVSEEVALAHADSANELRMMLKYGVAQDGAEPSLESQVPAGLALRDADDF, from the coding sequence ATGACGCCGGCCCGGTGGCTACACCAGCTGCTGGGTCGCATGGTGGAACAGCAGGCGTCTGATCTGCTGATTTCGGTGGGCGCGCCGCCGAGCCTGAAAATGCCCGAGGGGCTGGCGCCGCTCGGCCGTGATCCGCTGGATGAGCGGCAGGTGACTGAGCTGGTTACCCATGTCTTGCCCGAGGGCTTGCGTGACCGTTTTGCGGAAGACAAAGAGGCCAACTTCGCGCTGAGCCTGCAAGGGCTCGGGCGTTTTCGGGTCAGTGCGTTTCAGCAGCGCAACCAGATGGCGATGGTGATTCGCCGCATTGCGCTGGATATCCCGCCGCTATCTACCCTGGGCGTGCCGTCGGCGCTGGCGGAACTGGCCAAAAAGAAGCGTGGCCTGGTGCTGGTGGTGGGCGGCACGGGCACCGGCAAGTCAACCACGCTTGCCGCGATGATTCAGGAGCGTAACGAAACGCTGGGCGGCCATATCGTAAGCGTCGAAGATCCGATCGAGTACGTGCACCCACACAAGCGCGGCATCGTCAATCAGCGCGAGGTAGGCATTGATACCGAATCCTTTGAAGTGGCGCTGAAAAACACCCTGCGTCAGGCGCCCGACGTTATTTTGATCGGGGAAATTCGTACTCGGGAAACCATGGAGCACGCGCTGACCTTTGCCGAAACCGGCCACCTGTGCCTGGCAACGCTGCATGCCAACAACGCCAATCAGGCGCTTGAGCGGATCATTCACTTTTTTCCCCATGAGCGCCACGATCAGGTGTGGATGGATTTATCGCTTAACCTGCATGCCGTGGTGGCTCAGCAGTTGTTGCCCACACCGGACGGCGGGCGCTGCCCGGCGGTGGAAATCATGCTGCGCTCGCCGCGCATTGCGGATCTGATCAGCAAAGGTGACGTCAGCGAGATAAAAGCCGCCATGGCCAATGCCCGGGATGACGGCATGCAAACGTTCGATCAGGCGCTCTACGCGCTGTGTCAGGCGGGAAAAGTCAGCGAGGAGGTCGCGCTGGCCCACGCGGACTCGGCCAACGAGCTGCGCATGATGCTGAAATATGGCGTGGCGCAAGACGGCGCGGAGCCGTCGCTGGAAAGTCAGGTGCCCGCCGGTCTGGCGCTGCGCGACGCCGACGATTTTTAG
- a CDS encoding NADP(H)-dependent aldo-keto reductase has translation MHTRPLGNTGIEVSRLCLGTMTFGEQNTEAEAHEQLDRAVAFGINFIDTAEMYPVPPRADTQGLTERYIGSWLARRGSRDDVIIGSKAAGPGADHIRGGPRLTREHLHQAIDSSLARLNTDYVDLYQLHWPDRQANFFGKLGYAHDEEEDATPLEESLSALKELVDAGKVRAIGLSNETPWGVMKALEIADRLGLPRIASVQNPYNLLNRSFEVGLGEIAHREDVGLLAYSPLAFGALSGKYLNGAQPAKGRLTLYERFKRYTTPQAETAIDAYVALARDCGLDPAQMALGFVNSRRFLTSNIIGATTMAQLESNLDSEALRLDDDVLDAIDDIHRRMPNPCP, from the coding sequence ATGCACACGCGCCCCTTGGGTAACACCGGTATAGAAGTCAGCCGGCTATGCCTGGGTACCATGACGTTTGGCGAGCAGAACACCGAGGCCGAGGCCCACGAACAGCTTGATCGCGCCGTTGCTTTTGGCATCAACTTCATCGACACGGCAGAAATGTATCCGGTGCCGCCACGCGCTGACACCCAGGGGCTCACCGAGCGCTATATCGGCTCCTGGCTTGCCCGGCGCGGCTCCCGAGACGACGTGATCATTGGCAGCAAGGCCGCCGGCCCCGGAGCAGACCACATTCGCGGCGGTCCGCGCCTGACTCGCGAACATCTGCATCAGGCCATTGATTCAAGCCTTGCGCGGCTGAACACCGACTACGTGGATCTCTACCAGCTGCACTGGCCCGACCGTCAGGCCAACTTTTTCGGCAAACTGGGCTATGCCCATGACGAGGAAGAAGACGCCACGCCGCTGGAAGAAAGCCTGTCGGCGCTGAAAGAGCTGGTCGACGCCGGCAAGGTACGCGCCATTGGTCTGTCCAACGAAACGCCCTGGGGCGTGATGAAAGCGCTTGAGATTGCCGATCGGCTGGGTCTGCCGCGGATTGCCTCGGTGCAAAACCCGTATAACCTGCTCAACCGTTCGTTTGAAGTCGGGCTTGGCGAAATCGCCCACCGCGAGGACGTGGGCCTGCTGGCCTACTCGCCGCTGGCCTTCGGGGCGCTGTCGGGCAAGTATTTAAACGGCGCGCAACCGGCCAAGGGCCGGCTGACGCTGTATGAGCGCTTTAAGCGCTATACCACGCCACAGGCCGAGACAGCGATTGACGCCTACGTCGCCCTGGCGCGCGATTGCGGGCTGGATCCGGCGCAGATGGCGCTCGGCTTCGTCAATTCGCGCCGTTTTCTGACCAGCAACATCATCGGTGCCACCACCATGGCGCAGCTCGAAAGCAATCTGGACAGCGAAGCGTTACGGCTGGACGACGACGTGCTCGATGCCATCGACGACATCCACCGGCGCATGCCCAATCCCTGCCCCTGA
- the proC gene encoding pyrroline-5-carboxylate reductase, which produces MASKITFIGAGNMAGAIIGGLTQSGAAPESITATAPNQDELTAIGERLGIHTTTDNAAAVADADVVVLAVKPQIMREVCQKLADSVQKARPLIISIAAGLDATTIDEWLGGGNALVRCMPNTPSLVGQGASGLYANARVSDAQRQIATRLMQAVGIVEWVEDEALLEAVTAVSGSAPAYFFLMFEAMEDAGVTLGLPAETARRLAIQTALGAATMASQSEHDPATLKQNVMSPGGTTERAIAHMEDANLRQTIAEAMQACAERARQMADELAKG; this is translated from the coding sequence ATGGCGAGCAAGATTACCTTTATCGGCGCGGGCAACATGGCCGGCGCCATCATCGGCGGACTGACCCAAAGCGGCGCGGCGCCCGAGAGCATCACTGCCACCGCGCCCAACCAGGACGAGCTTACCGCCATTGGCGAGCGCCTCGGCATTCACACCACCACCGATAACGCCGCCGCGGTGGCAGACGCTGACGTTGTGGTGCTGGCGGTCAAGCCGCAGATCATGCGCGAAGTGTGCCAGAAGCTTGCCGACAGCGTACAAAAAGCGCGGCCGCTGATCATCTCGATTGCCGCAGGGCTTGATGCCACCACCATTGACGAATGGCTCGGCGGCGGCAATGCGCTGGTGCGCTGCATGCCCAATACGCCGTCGCTGGTCGGGCAAGGCGCCAGCGGCCTTTACGCCAATGCCCGGGTCAGCGACGCACAGCGCCAGATAGCCACCCGGCTGATGCAAGCCGTGGGGATTGTCGAATGGGTGGAAGACGAAGCCTTGCTGGAAGCGGTCACGGCGGTTTCGGGCAGCGCGCCGGCCTATTTCTTTCTTATGTTCGAAGCCATGGAAGACGCCGGGGTAACGCTTGGGCTGCCGGCTGAAACGGCGCGCAGGCTGGCGATTCAAACCGCGCTGGGTGCGGCCACCATGGCCTCGCAAAGCGAGCACGACCCGGCCACGCTCAAGCAAAACGTCATGTCGCCGGGCGGCACCACCGAGCGCGCCATCGCTCACATGGAAGACGCCAACCTGCGCCAGACGATCGCCGAGGCCATGCAGGCCTGCGCCGAACGCGCCCGGCAAATGGCCGACGAGCTCGCCAAGGGCTGA
- the yaaA gene encoding peroxide stress protein YaaA — MLSVISPAKTLDFDTPATTAEFTRPDFLDSSQALIDILRDYSPQQISELMGVSDKLAGLNAARFGQWQTPFTPDNAKPAAQAFQGDVYTGLEAERFSDADNRFAQSHLRILSGLYGLLRPLDLIQPYRLEMGTRLANPAGKDLYAFWKPTLTQALNDAIAASGSKVLVNLASNEYFKAVDTKALDARIVTPVFKDEKNGSYKIISFYAKKARGLMSAWMIRERLDDVEGLKAFNVAGYGFDAEASQGDTLVFTRREQDRI; from the coding sequence ATGCTAAGCGTTATTTCCCCTGCCAAAACGCTGGATTTCGACACCCCGGCGACCACGGCCGAATTTACCCGCCCCGATTTTCTCGACAGCAGCCAGGCGCTGATTGATATCCTGCGTGACTATTCTCCCCAGCAGATCAGCGAGCTGATGGGCGTCAGCGATAAGCTCGCCGGTCTCAACGCCGCCCGCTTTGGCCAGTGGCAAACGCCATTTACTCCGGACAATGCCAAACCCGCGGCGCAGGCCTTTCAGGGCGACGTCTATACCGGCCTTGAAGCGGAACGCTTCAGCGATGCCGACAACCGCTTTGCCCAATCGCACCTACGCATTCTCTCGGGGCTTTACGGCCTGCTGCGCCCGCTGGATTTGATTCAACCCTACCGTCTGGAGATGGGCACCCGGTTGGCCAACCCCGCCGGCAAGGATCTCTACGCGTTCTGGAAGCCCACGCTTACCCAGGCATTGAACGACGCCATCGCGGCCAGCGGCTCGAAGGTGCTGGTCAACCTGGCATCCAACGAGTATTTCAAGGCCGTCGATACGAAAGCGCTCGACGCCCGCATCGTTACGCCGGTATTCAAGGATGAGAAGAACGGCAGTTACAAAATCATCAGCTTTTACGCCAAGAAAGCTCGCGGACTGATGAGTGCCTGGATGATCCGCGAGCGCCTTGACGACGTCGAAGGGCTAAAGGCGTTTAACGTCGCGGGCTATGGCTTTGACGCCGAGGCATCTCAGGGCGATACGCTGGTGTTCACTCGACGCGAACAGGACCGTATCTGA
- a CDS encoding type IV pilus twitching motility protein PilT, translating into MDITELLAFSAKQNASDLHLSAGLPPMMRVDGDIRRLNVPAMDGATVRELIYDIMGDRQRRDYEANLEVDFSIEVPGVARFRVNAFHQARGAGAVFRTIPGEVLSLEHLGLGEVFERLAMLPRGLVLVTGPTGSGKSTTLAAMLDHINSQRHEHILTIEDPVEFVHTSKRCLINQREVHRDTHSFADALRSALREDPDVILVGELRDLETIRLALTAAETGHLVLGTLHTTSAPKTIDRIIDVFPAAEKAMVRSMLSESLQAVVAQTLLKREGGGRVAAHEILIATPAVRNLIREDKVAQLYSAIQTGGGLGMKTLDAALMQLVQKGLVSREQAQVQAKGELLY; encoded by the coding sequence ATGGATATTACCGAACTGCTGGCATTCTCGGCAAAGCAGAATGCGTCGGACCTGCATCTATCGGCGGGATTGCCGCCCATGATGCGCGTTGACGGCGACATACGCCGGCTGAACGTGCCCGCGATGGATGGCGCGACCGTACGCGAATTGATCTACGACATCATGGGTGATCGTCAGCGCCGTGATTACGAAGCGAACCTGGAGGTGGACTTCTCGATTGAGGTGCCCGGCGTGGCGCGTTTTCGCGTTAACGCCTTTCATCAGGCGCGCGGCGCAGGCGCGGTGTTTCGTACCATTCCAGGCGAGGTGCTGTCGCTTGAACATCTGGGGCTGGGCGAGGTGTTCGAGCGTCTGGCGATGCTGCCCCGAGGGCTGGTGCTGGTCACCGGGCCTACGGGCTCGGGCAAGAGCACCACGCTGGCGGCGATGCTGGATCACATCAACAGCCAGCGCCACGAGCATATTCTGACCATTGAAGACCCGGTGGAGTTTGTACATACCAGCAAGCGCTGCCTGATCAACCAGCGCGAGGTTCACCGCGACACCCACAGCTTTGCCGATGCGCTGCGTAGCGCCTTGCGTGAAGACCCGGATGTGATATTGGTGGGCGAGCTGCGCGATCTTGAAACCATACGCCTGGCGCTGACCGCCGCGGAAACGGGGCACCTGGTGCTGGGGACGCTGCACACGACTTCGGCGCCCAAGACGATTGACCGCATCATTGATGTCTTTCCGGCGGCAGAAAAGGCCATGGTGCGTTCGATGCTGTCCGAGTCGCTGCAGGCCGTCGTCGCTCAAACGCTGCTCAAGCGCGAAGGTGGTGGGCGCGTGGCCGCCCATGAGATTTTAATCGCCACGCCTGCCGTGCGTAACCTGATCCGTGAAGACAAGGTGGCGCAGCTGTATTCCGCCATCCAGACCGGCGGCGGGCTGGGGATGAAAACGCTGGATGCGGCGTTGATGCAGCTGGTGCAAAAGGGATTGGTCAGCCGCGAACAGGCGCAGGTTCAGGCCAAAGGCGAGCTGCTTTATTAA
- a CDS encoding tetratricopeptide repeat protein — translation MLQASALFTRLEYRLAERLFHTRWLLPRSKRTQRLTLRLFKRCADAGHPDALSVYGHMLFHRSASPQDKARGARYVVEAAHAGDLKAQYQVARIYEYGCAQYPSRDEYAVTWYARAAKAGHYLAAERLMRAYQQGELGLAVDGEQADYWQQMADGSLHSAGAS, via the coding sequence ATGCTGCAGGCATCAGCTTTGTTTACGCGTCTTGAATATCGCCTGGCCGAGAGGCTGTTTCATACTCGCTGGCTTTTGCCGCGCTCAAAGCGCACCCAGCGTCTGACTCTCAGGCTATTCAAACGCTGCGCGGACGCCGGACATCCGGACGCGCTGTCGGTTTATGGGCATATGCTGTTTCATCGCAGCGCTTCGCCGCAGGATAAAGCCCGCGGCGCGCGTTACGTGGTGGAAGCCGCCCACGCGGGTGATTTAAAGGCCCAGTACCAGGTGGCGAGGATTTACGAGTACGGCTGCGCGCAGTACCCGAGCCGCGATGAATACGCGGTGACCTGGTATGCCCGCGCGGCCAAGGCCGGGCATTATCTGGCCGCCGAGCGGCTGATGCGCGCCTATCAGCAGGGCGAACTGGGGCTTGCCGTTGACGGCGAACAGGCCGATTACTGGCAGCAGA
- the tyrS gene encoding tyrosine--tRNA ligase — translation MSEVDQALALLARGTNEILLEDELKQKLASGRTLRIKAGFDPTAPDLHLGHSVLLTKMRQFQDLGHTVIFLIGDFTGRIGDPTGKNVTRKPLTEDEVKRNAETYKAQVFKILDPAKTEVRFNSEWFSELSAAKMIELAAQSTVARMLERDDFEKRYKANQAISLHEFLYPLVQGYDSVALKADIELGGTDQKFNLLMGREVQKHYDQAAQVVMTMPLLEGLDGVQKMSKSLGNYVGVDEAPGAMFNKLVSMPDSLIWRYFDLLSLKSNEDIDALKQQIEEGANPRDIKMELARELITRYHGEDAAATAHKSAGNQLADGELPEDLPEVEVDFEGSADAPIASVLNRAELTKNSAQAKDMLKNGSVKVDGEVAAKDTMLSTGQAYVIQAGKRRYARVTLK, via the coding sequence ATGAGTGAGGTGGATCAAGCGTTGGCGCTGCTTGCGCGCGGCACTAACGAAATATTGCTGGAAGATGAGCTCAAGCAAAAGCTTGCCTCTGGCCGCACGCTGCGCATAAAAGCGGGCTTTGATCCCACCGCGCCGGATTTGCATCTGGGGCACAGCGTACTCTTGACCAAAATGCGCCAGTTTCAGGACCTGGGGCATACGGTCATCTTTCTGATCGGAGATTTTACCGGCCGCATCGGCGATCCGACAGGCAAGAACGTGACCCGCAAGCCGCTGACCGAAGACGAGGTCAAGCGCAACGCCGAAACCTACAAGGCGCAGGTGTTCAAGATTCTCGACCCGGCCAAAACCGAAGTGCGTTTCAACTCGGAATGGTTCAGCGAACTCTCGGCGGCCAAAATGATCGAGTTGGCGGCCCAAAGCACCGTGGCGCGCATGCTTGAACGCGACGATTTTGAAAAGCGCTACAAAGCCAACCAGGCGATTTCGCTGCACGAGTTTCTGTATCCGCTAGTGCAGGGTTACGACTCCGTTGCCCTGAAGGCCGACATCGAGCTGGGCGGCACCGATCAGAAGTTCAACCTGCTGATGGGGCGTGAAGTTCAGAAGCATTATGACCAGGCCGCTCAGGTCGTGATGACCATGCCGCTGCTCGAAGGCCTCGATGGCGTGCAGAAGATGTCCAAGTCGCTGGGCAACTATGTGGGTGTGGATGAAGCGCCGGGCGCCATGTTCAACAAGCTGGTGTCCATGCCCGACAGCCTGATATGGCGTTATTTCGATTTGTTGTCGCTGAAATCCAACGAAGATATTGACGCGCTTAAACAGCAGATAGAGGAAGGCGCCAACCCGCGGGACATCAAAATGGAGCTGGCGCGCGAGCTGATCACGCGCTATCACGGCGAAGACGCGGCGGCCACGGCGCACAAGTCCGCAGGCAACCAGCTGGCCGACGGCGAGCTGCCGGAAGATTTGCCCGAGGTGGAAGTGGACTTTGAGGGCAGCGCTGACGCACCCATTGCCTCCGTGCTCAATCGCGCCGAGCTGACCAAAAACAGTGCCCAGGCCAAGGACATGCTGAAGAACGGCAGCGTTAAAGTGGACGGTGAGGTGGCTGCCAAAGACACCATGCTATCCACCGGGCAGGCTTACGTGATTCAGGCCGGCAAGAGGCGCTATGCCCGCGTCACGCTCAAGTAA
- a CDS encoding isochorismatase family protein, whose product MRLTSENSLLLIVDLQTGLLPVIDGGAQAVNEAGWLAGMADVVGVPVWVTEQSPEKIGASTPELLSALGEHQVWQKQHFSAMGEPDFRAALKATGKTQIVLCGAEAHICVLQTALDLQATGYAVYWLSEATASRRKEEARLARERACAGGAVGVSADMVAYEWIERCDTATFKQAHQTFLKRRAARPLTFF is encoded by the coding sequence ATGCGTTTAACAAGCGAAAATAGCCTGCTGCTGATTGTGGATTTACAAACCGGCCTGTTACCGGTCATCGACGGTGGTGCACAGGCTGTCAATGAAGCTGGCTGGCTGGCGGGCATGGCTGATGTGGTGGGCGTGCCGGTCTGGGTGACCGAGCAGTCGCCCGAGAAAATCGGGGCCAGCACGCCCGAGTTACTCAGCGCGCTGGGGGAACATCAGGTTTGGCAAAAGCAGCATTTCAGCGCCATGGGCGAGCCTGACTTTCGTGCTGCGCTGAAAGCGACGGGCAAAACACAGATCGTGCTATGTGGCGCTGAAGCGCATATCTGCGTGCTGCAAACAGCGCTTGATTTACAGGCCACCGGCTACGCGGTGTATTGGCTCAGCGAGGCGACAGCCAGCCGCCGGAAAGAAGAAGCGAGACTTGCTCGGGAGCGTGCCTGTGCCGGCGGCGCGGTGGGCGTATCGGCGGATATGGTTGCCTACGAGTGGATTGAGCGCTGCGATACAGCCACGTTCAAGCAGGCGCATCAGACATTTTTGAAGCGTCGCGCCGCGCGCCCGCTGACGTTTTTCTAG
- a CDS encoding anhydro-N-acetylmuramic acid kinase: MENTPDLYVGLMSGTSLDGVDAALVEITPHTSPRLLATHAEPMPTALREMLLTLCHASSASFAELAAAEDAFCHLQARAVSALLVQQGLTGDAIAAIGSHGQTVEHAPNGHQGGPAYTLQLDNPSLLAELTNCRVVADFRRRDLAAGGQAAPLAPAFHQALFHSGEEERVILNLGGFANITWLSQDGGAPLGFDTGPANVLLDAWCQHHGHGTFDENGAWAASGHVDSALLTRLLSEAFFHQPPPRSTGRELFHLPWLESHLNGAEAPADVQATLAELTAASVAQGIGQFLGSRPLTLIIGGGGARNADLCQRLANHLPNANLRPASDWGFPADWIEAGAFAWLAYRRLHNLPGNLPSVTGAKGERVLGGIYAA, encoded by the coding sequence ATGGAAAATACGCCAGACCTCTACGTCGGCCTGATGTCCGGCACCAGCCTCGACGGCGTTGACGCCGCGCTGGTGGAAATAACCCCGCACACATCCCCGCGCCTGCTGGCCACTCACGCCGAGCCCATGCCGACCGCGCTGCGCGAGATGCTGTTAACGCTGTGCCACGCCAGCTCGGCAAGCTTTGCCGAACTGGCCGCCGCAGAAGATGCGTTTTGCCACCTGCAGGCGCGCGCCGTGTCTGCTTTACTCGTGCAGCAAGGGCTGACCGGTGACGCCATTGCCGCCATCGGCAGCCACGGCCAGACCGTCGAGCACGCCCCCAACGGCCACCAGGGAGGGCCGGCCTATACGCTACAGCTGGACAACCCGAGCCTGCTGGCCGAGCTGACCAACTGCCGCGTGGTGGCGGATTTTCGCCGCCGGGATCTGGCTGCCGGTGGTCAAGCCGCACCGCTTGCGCCGGCGTTTCATCAGGCACTGTTTCATAGCGGCGAGGAAGAGCGGGTTATTTTGAATCTGGGCGGGTTTGCCAACATCACGTGGCTATCACAAGACGGCGGCGCACCGCTCGGGTTTGATACCGGCCCGGCCAACGTGCTGCTCGATGCCTGGTGCCAGCATCACGGCCACGGCACCTTCGATGAAAATGGCGCCTGGGCAGCCTCCGGCCATGTCGATAGCGCGTTGTTAACGCGCTTGCTGAGCGAGGCGTTTTTCCATCAGCCACCGCCGCGCAGCACCGGTCGCGAGCTGTTTCATCTACCGTGGCTGGAAAGCCATCTGAACGGGGCAGAAGCGCCGGCTGACGTTCAGGCGACGCTTGCCGAGCTAACCGCCGCCAGCGTCGCCCAGGGCATAGGCCAATTCCTCGGGAGCCGACCACTGACGCTGATTATCGGCGGCGGCGGCGCGCGCAATGCCGACCTGTGCCAACGGCTGGCCAATCATCTGCCCAATGCCAACCTGCGCCCTGCCAGTGACTGGGGGTTTCCGGCCGACTGGATTGAAGCCGGCGCCTTTGCCTGGCTGGCTTACCGGCGCCTGCATAACCTGCCCGGCAATTTGCCCAGCGTGACCGGCGCGAAAGGCGAACGCGTATTGGGCGGTATTTATGCAGCCTGA